In Capsicum annuum cultivar UCD-10X-F1 chromosome 8, UCD10Xv1.1, whole genome shotgun sequence, the genomic window TGACTGTGTTATACAAATCTCCATTAAACTATGAGCCGGTCAACGTCTTATTATCGTTAGAAATTTGAGTCCATattaaagaaaagtacagatattGTATCTTATTAAGAGTTAGTTAATTTACATGCATTTTCTATTGCATTCAGTTGCACTCAATGCTTCCACATTGCTGCAGAGTAGAAGATCTAGTACTTGTTGAGTTATACTTTACGATCTCCACTACTAAGTGCATCTAACTTCAATTGGAACCACAAACtgtaattataattttaccaATTCGGTAGTGACCATGTCCATGATGGTAAAAATAGAATGAGTTAAAGCAAAAAGTTTCTATTGCAATGAAGCGATTACATCATGTGTGGAATAGAAACCATGGAAGTAAAAAAGTTTCATTACTTCAATTTCTTTTGAAGTAGAAAAATTTGTCCTAAGTCTAACTAGTATCCCTAAACTGTACACAGTGGGTATCCCAAATTACTACAACTATCCAAAATTGTGTAATTGTAAAAATGGGGACTAGTTTCCTTCTCACATCCTCAATCGAAAAGTGAGATCAGTGAACAAATCCTCACTGCAGGGANNNNNNNNNNNNNNNNNNNNNNNNNNNNNNNNNNNNNNNNNNNNNNNNNNNNNNNNNNNNNNNNNNNNNNNNNNNNNNNNNNNNNNNNNNNNNNNNNNNNNNNNNNNNNNNNNNNNNNNNNNNNNNNNNNNNNNNNNNNNNNNNNNNNNNNNNNNNNNNNNNNNNNNNNNNNNNNNNNNNNNNNNNNNNNNNNNNNNNNNNNNNNNNNNNNNNNNNNNNNNNNNNNNNNNNNNNNNNNNNNNNNNNNNNNNNNNNNNNNNNNNNNNNNNNNNNNNNNNNNNNNNNNNNNNNNNNNNNNNNNNNNNNNNNNNNNNNNNNNNNNNNNNNNNNNNNNNNNNNNNNNNNNNNNNNNNNNNNNNNNNNNNNNNNNNNNNNNNNNNNNNNNNNNNNNNNNNNNNNNNNNNNNNNNNNNNNNNNNNNNNNNNNNNNNNNNNNNNNNNNNNNNNNNNNNNNNNNNNNNNNNNNNNNNNNNNNNNNNNNNNNNNNNNNNNNNNNNNNNNNNNNNNNNNNNNNNNNNNNNNNNNNNNNNNNNNNNNNNNNNNNNNNNNNNNNNNNNNNNNNNNNNNNNNNNNNNNNNNNNNNNNNNNNNNNNNNNNNNNNNNNNNNNNNNNNNNNNNNNNNNNNNNNNNNNNNNNNNNNNNNNNNNNNNNNNNNNNNNNNNNNNNNNNNNNNNNNNNNNNNNNNNNNNNNNNNNNNNNNNNNNNNNNNNNNNNNNNNNNNNNNNNNNNNNNNNNNNNNNNNNNNNNNNNNNNNNNNNNNNNNNNNNNNNNNNNNNNNNNNNNNNNNNNNNNNNNNNNNNNNNNNNNNNNNNNNNNNNNNNNNNNNNNNNNNNNNNNNNNNNNNNNNNNNNNNNNNNNNNNNNNNNNNNNNNNNNNNNNNNNNNNNNNNNNNNNNNNNNNNNNNNNNNNNNNNNNNNNNNNNNNNNNNNNNNNNNNNNNNNNNNNNNNNNNNNNNNNNNNNNNNNNNNNNNNNNNNNNNNNNNNNNNNNNNNNNNNNNNNNNNNNNNNNNNNNNNNNNNNNNNNNNNNNNNNNNNNNNNNNNNNNNNNNNNNNNNNNNNNNNNNNNNNNNNNNNNNNNNNNNNNNNNNNNNNNNNNNNNNNNNNNNNNNNNNNNNNNNNNNNNNNNNNNNNNNNNNNNNNNNNNNNNNNNNNNNNNNNNNNNNNNNNNNNNNNNNNNNNNNNNNNNNNNNNNNNNNNNNNNNNNNNNNNNNNNNNNNNNNNNNNNNNNNNNNNNNNNNNNNNNNNNNNNNNNNNNNNNNNNNNNNNNNNNNNNNNNNNNNNNNNNNNNNNNNNNNNNNNNNNNNNNNNNNNNNNNNNNNNNNNNNNNNNNNNNNNNNNNNNNNNNNNNNNNNNNNNNNNNNNNNNNNNNNNNNNNNNNNNNNNNNNNNNNNNNNNNNNNNNNNNNNNNNNNNNNNNNNNNNNNNNNNNNNNNNNNNNNNNNNNNNNNNNNNNNNNNNNNNNNNNNNNNNNNNNNNNNNNNNNNNNNNNNNNNNNNNNNNNNNNNNNNNNNNNNNNNNNNNNNNNNNNNNNNNNNNNNNNNNNNNNNNNNNNNNNNNNNNNNNNNNNNNNNNNNNNNNNNNNNNNNNNNNNNNNNNNNNNNNNNNNNNNNNNNNNNNNNNNNNNNNNNNNNNNNNNNNNNNNNNNNNNNNNNNNNNNNNNNNNNNNNNNNNNNNNNNNNNNNNNNNNNNNNNNNNNNNNNNNNNNNNNNNNNNNNNNNNNNNNNNNNNNNNNNNNNNNNNNNNNNNNNNNNNNNNNNNNNNNNNNNNNNNNNNNNNNNNNNNNNNNNNNNNNNNNNNNNNNNNNNNNNNNNNNNNNNNNNNNNNNNNNNNNNNNNNNNNNNNNNNNNNNNNNNNNNNNNNNNNNNNNNNNNNNNNNNNNNNNNNNNNNNNNNNNNNNNNNNNNNNNNNNNNNNNNNNNNNNNNNNNNNNNNNNNNNNNNNNNNNNNNNNNNNNNNNNNNNNNNNNNNNNNNNNNNNNNNNNNNNNNNNNNNNNNNNNNNNNNNNNNNNNNNNNNNNNNNNNNNNNNNNNNNNNNNNNNNNNNNNNNNNNNNNNNNNNNNNNNNNNNNNNNNNNNNNNNNNNNNNNNNNNNNNNNNNNNNNNNNNNNNNNNNNNNNNNNNNNNNNNNNNNNNNNNNNNNNNNNNNNNNNNNNNNNNNNNNNNNNNNNNNNNNNNNNNNNNNNNNNNNNNNNNNNNNNNNNNNNNNNNNNNNNNNNNNNNNNNNNNNNNNNNNNNNNNNNNNNNNNNNNNNNNNNNNNNNNNNNNNNNNNNNNNNNNNNNNNNNNNNNNNNNNNNNNNNNNNNNNNNNNNNNNNNNNNNNNNNNNNNNNNNNNNNNNNNNNNNNNNNNNNNNNNNNNNNNNNNNNNNNNNNNNNNNNNNNNNNNNNNNNNNNNNNNNNNNNNNNNNNNNNNNNNNNNNNNNNNNNNNNNNNNNNNNNNNNNNNNNNNNNNNNNNNNNNNNNNNNNNNNNNNNNNNNNNNNNNNNNNNNNNNNNNNNNNNNNNNNNNNNNNNNNNNNNNNNNNNNNNNNNNNNNNNNNNNNNNNNNNNNNNNNNNNNNNNNNNNNNNNNNNNNNNNNNNNNNNNNNNNNNNNNNNNNNNNNNNNNNNNNNNNNNNNNNNNNNNNNNNNNNNNNNNNNNNNNNNNNNNNNNNNNNNNNNNNNNNNNNNNNNNNNNNNNNNNNNNNNNNNNNNNNNNNNNNNNNNNNNNNNNNNNNNNNNNNNNNNNNNNNNNNNNNNNNNNNNNNNNNNNNNNNNNNNNNNNNNNNNNNNNNNNNNNNNNNNNNNNNNNNNNNNNNNNNNNNNNNNNNNNNNNNNNNNNNNNNNNNNNNNNNNNNNNNNNNNNNNNNNNNNNNNNNNNNNNNNNNNNNNNNNNNNNNNNNNNNNNNNNNNNNNNNNNNNNNNNNNNNNNNNNNNNNNNNNNNNNNNNNNNNNNNNNNNNNNNNNNNNNNNNNNNNNNNNNNNNNNNNNNNNNNNNNNNNNNNNNNNNNNNNNNNNNNNNNNNNNNNGTGATTAATATCCGTATGAAAGACAGGTAGCACATGAAGCATCATATGATTTTGGCTTGTATGTCCTTGTGCAGTGCTTATAAAGTTATAATTTCAGACCATTAGAGGAAAAGACTCCTCAAAATTAAGGTGAGGAATAAGGATGAAGGACCAAACGATTTAGTCGTTAACCTCCtggacaaaaaaaaaaactgaagacATATTTGAAAATTAGCACTGTAACAGTTGTATGAATACTAATCATGATAAAGCACCTCTGGCAAGTGGGATGTGTACAtaatcatcgataaagatagatagaagcTAGACAAAATTTCACTAGTGGAATGCCCGTTTGGAAGTGCTGAGAGACAGTAGTAAATGAAATACCAAATACTTCAGATCAAAAAATCACTTCAAACTATAGATAACTAAAAATTTGTTGTAAGAGGCAGATAGATACCTATTGATTCTTATAAAAAAAGAACAGAAAAGAAGCTAGGAATTCAAGGAATAAGGCTACTAAGAACCCGCTTAGTAATTCTTTGCGTAAATCACATTCCAGCCAGCATTATACAAGTGTGATGCAAGGCCTTGTAAACTGACGGCTCAAACTAAATgcacatttattctaaaaagaaaaatggcAAACCTTGAAGCCTTAGCAGTTAGTGCAGTATGACCTAAAAATAGCTCTCTAAAAATGCGAACCAGATCACAACAAACATCAGAATATGACTCAGACGAAAATCATGAGGCATATGAAATGAGTCCTTATCCTGACAAAATGCCTGTTTGATAAATAACGacgacaacaataataatatacccagtgtattcccacgaACTAGGGTCTGGGGAGTGTAatgtgtatgcagtccatactactacctcagaCGAAGAAGAGAGGTCGTTTCAGATAGACCCTCGGCTCCTGACAAATAACAATATACCAAGCCGagaacataaaaacaaacaacaaaatatggtaATACACCACTAGATAATAGAAGAAACAAGACATCCCTAGAGTAATACTATGAACTACCTATTCAAAATCACAAACATCCCCAAAACACCACAAATAAGAAACTACAAGACTCGTTCACAACACTATGACTAGAGGAAAATCGacaaacaaagcactcctccCTTCTAGTAGGGACGCACACCTGCCCACTAATTGTACGTTCACCACACCTTCCCAtgaagggtcatgtcctctgtaactAGTGGTGCACGTCTGCTGAAAGTTAATAGACTGAAAAGGTTGTGAATTACTGGAACTAGCTCTTTTGGTGAGTCTTCTTTAATTAGTAGTTGAATTAACTATATGTACATCCAGCTGCGACATTCAAACACGTTGTTAACTAGTGGTTTGGAAGTTGGGAAAACAAAAATCTTTTGCCTTCGTAAGGAGAAAACCACAGGACTTGAGCATATGAAATCATAAGTAGGAAAAATACCAATGCTAACTGAATGAAACCATCAAGTAAGAAAAGTTCGATATTCAATAACTTTGAAGTAGAAAAACTTTAAATCGTTGATCTCTTTGACATGAATAAGAATCTTTGGACTGAGGCATACTTGTTATTGGAAACATAAAAACATCCAGTACTTACTTTGGAAACTaaagggatttcatattatttcatatGGAAAGATGACAAAAACAGTCATAGATTGTTGCATATGATGTTGAAACAAGCTAATAGCAGTCAGATTGTCGAGCTTAGGCACGATACTAGCAAAATCATGTGCCTTTTTAGAGGTAAACTATGGGACCAAAACTCAAGTCATTTCTTCGGACTTGTCGTTACCGGTTCGAATAAAACTCCCTTACTCAATGGCCACGAGCAACATACGCAAGAGACATTGCAGCAACAAGTGTTGTTGCTGAAGATAACATGGTCCAGAAATTCTTCTTTTTTAGTGCTTTAGCTTCTGAAAACCGCAAGAACTCAACCTGTCTCTGCATCTCCTCAACTTTGTTCTCTTTATTCTTGATAGCATTCTTGATGGCCTCCAGCTCTGGTTCATAAGGCTTGACATCTTCCCCATTCATTTGTTTTTCACCAACCACGCTGACATTTGCACCTTCACCATCCAAGCAGACTGAACCTACAGCAGTCCTCAAAGCATTCAAGATTTCCTCGGAATTGCTGTTTGCCAACTCAACCTTGCACTGCATAGCACTAATTTCCTTCTGTGCTTCGTCAAGTGAGGATTGTACACTAGCAATTTCCTTGTTCAACACTTGACATTGGGTTTCCAACACTTTGTTTTCTCTGACAACATCGTGGTAATCAGCCTTGGTTTGCTCAACCTCCTTTGCAATTTTTTTAATGTGATCCTCCATTTCTTCAAtctgtttcttcatgtttacaCCATTCTGTTCCTCATTGACAAATCGCTTTTGCATCTCATCCTTCTCAAGAGTAACTCGCTCGAGTGCAGCCTTATACTTACCAACTTCAGATTCCAaattcttcaacttctcttccTGACCATTGCGAGATACCTCTAATTCAGAAACAACATCCTTGAATTTAGCCAATTGTTTCTGCAGTTCAACAATTTCAGTCTCCCTTTTAACTTTTGCCTCTTCCATCTCATTCTTCTCTGTAACCGCTCGctcaatcttcttcttctcttcatctAATTGCTTCAATGCCTCGTCCAATTCCTTCTCAACAACACCCTTTTCTTCAATCAAGCTTTCAACTTTAATCTCTTTCTCATTGCTTCCCTTGACAAGTTCATTCATCTTTCTCTCCATCTCTTCCTCCTTCCTTAATCCTTCCAAACACTTCTTCTCCAGCTCCGCCAAATTATCACGCAATTTCATCTCCTCCTTTTGCAAGCTCAGCACCATATCATTAAGACCCGCGACAGTGCTTTGCAACACACCATTCTTCTTCACTTCCGTGCTCCTCTCCACTTCGATCCCTTCTTTTTCCCTAACAACCACATCAATCTGTCCCCTCAGTTCTTCAATCACTTTATTCGAATCCAACAGGCTATTCTCAACCAATTCCTTCTCTCTCACAATCGACTCAATCTTGCTTTCTCTGTCCTCAATTTCCTTCTTGACAGCAGCGTATTCAACCCTTAACTTCCCTAGTTCAACCTCAACCTCCTTCTCTCGTTTCTCAGTTTCAACCAATCTCACTCTCAATTCATTCGCTTCCTCTACTTGCACGTCGAGCTTCATTTTCATTTCATCCTTCTCCAGACAAATCCTCTCGTAAACACTCCTCTCATTCGCAATCTCATCACCAACATCACTCAGTTTCTTCTTAAGGTGATCAATCTCACTCTCCTTAACATTCAACAGCTTCTCCATCTCACCTTTCTCTCTCAAAACATCGCGCATTTCTACCTCCACACTCTTCAGCTTCGCCGCAACCCCATCATTCTGCTGACGCAACCCATCCCTCTCATTCTCAACCACCTCAACATAGTACCCAACCTGCACAGCAACAAACACAGACACCAACTTCTTCTCAATGTCCAGCTGAATAACCTGTTCAGTCAACTGAGTCAACTCGGTCAGCAACTCACTCTTCTCCGAGTCGGCCCTTTTCAGTTCCGATTCCAGACACTCTTTCGCCTGTACGAGTGAGTCCATCTGTTGCCGTTTCTCAATAGTCTCCCTCAAAAGCATGCTGTTCAAGTTCTTGAGGTTTTCAAGTTTCTCAGAAGCTTCTTCCATTGCTTTAGACTGATTGTTTTCTTCCTTTAACTCTTGTATGTTGGTTTCGGGTTGTTGTACTTGCGGGGTCAGCTTCTTTTTGGCCATTGCGTATGGCGGTTTTTGGCTAGTGGGATTTTTTGTGTGGTGGGTTTTGATTTTGGGAAAATGGGAAGAAGATTGTGAAGATGAGATAAGGGAAGATTGAGCGGCGAAGAGTAATCTAGGGTTTAGACTATTTGAAAATGTTAGCATAAAGCGGCCGCCTATTTGCTTGCTCGGCgccttaaattttttgaaaatatcgaGGCAGCCTGTCCTATGGCACTTAAGTATTTtgacccaaaaaataaaaaactttgcATCCACAATTTTCATTTAAGTGCTTCATTTAGgttgtatttgaatttttatttaagtactttttaaactttttaagaataatttagttgaaatctttttattatatctttattcaaattatcaaaatcaaactaaGAAGAGATTAGGAGTGTGCCCAATCTAAATTTAATTGGAGGAATATTAgtaaaagtattttaaattttataggaATAAGGCTAAATAAATCACTTAAaaaaatagagggagtaataaATGTAGATAAGcaaattttaaatatcaaaagtGGAAATTGAAAGTTTAGGGGTGTGCTCGATATAAGAAAGatattttcatcataaatatttgtttgaaaaataagtgaatcttttatttattatatatgatatataaatcaaagatattatttaataaatatttgtatataatctgaataaatattaTGAAATGTGGTAGAGGTGTAGGAGATGGGGACATGAGTGAAGATGGGATGTGTTGAAGGATAGGAGACACAATTAACGAGGAATATCATTTGTGAAACTTATTTTTGTTACTATATGTCAGTTAGAAAGGGATTTTTCTAGATAAAATGCAAATTGAATTCATGTAACAGGAGAAATATTATTTGTGAACTTATTTTTGTTACtaaattcattttttcattatttttgacaGCATAAACTACTCTCAATTTAGCATATTGATATTTAAGAAATGTGTGACAGAACTTCACGCACAAATGCACATATCATTCACTTATtcatatttgatatgatatactATTTAAGAAcaatgaccaaaaaaaaaattattatattatttttattaattataaattatttaaatataaaaaacataatagtactttaatattaaggataaataaaaataaaagtaataaaatatcttttcatttttgtaactaaaattgGACTAACTTAAATTGTTGTAATTGTTCTATgtaaaaaaatatctaaagtgAATCTTTTGGAAGAATGaatgtcataattttataatgaaatttctagaatagtctagtgAGTTAATATGATTGTTTTTTAGTAGTCTCTAGAATACTCTAGTATAGTATTTAGgataattatctttgaaaaatatttggatTATTCTTAAATAGCTAGAATATAGAAGTTTCCTAGATTGTTTTTGTAGAAGTATCTAGAACCATCCATGAATAAGTATAAATAAGAATGGTTGTGTACATTTGTaacctaacaaaaaaaaattcaaaagcaaATCCAATACAAAGCATATAAAGTAATCTTTTTCTATACTTAAGCTCTcatattcaatatttttcttctactttCATAACTTCCTCTTCTTTAATTGAATTTTTCAATCTTAGTTAACGATCTTGGGCTAGCAGAAGGTCTCTTCAactttaccttttcttttgctattctctACACTCTAGTCTCCCATTTTATTTCGTATGGCTCATAAAAAGTGCAACACAACCCAACAAATCTAGCAATAGCTAGTACAAACTCCAAAAAAATAGGTGGAGTTATTTCTAGTATTCCctccattttaaaatatttattattccCTTCATTCACTTTTACTTATGATTCATTTTCTAATTGAATTTCTACTTATGGACTTGTTTCTAGTATTCCctccattttaaaatatttattacttcccccattcacttttacttatcattaattttctaattaaatttctatttattatttttaacatatcaagaaaagataatttttttctattttacctttaacattaattattttctatccaaattaatttcaaaacataaatataaacatcatttaatatgtGTACTAtgataaaatgtccatattattaattattttttcttaataagtgtGTCATCTCATTTTGTGACGAATAAAACTGAacgaagaaaatatattttttatttgcaaGTTTCTTTAAGAAATTATGTAACAATTCGAATTTCTCaacataacaataacaataatgtgTATTATACTTGCTGAATTTAAATTACAACTTAGAATTGAAATAACAAGATAATAGTTGACAATAGAAATAGAGAGATCTTAGagtaatgaagaagaaaatgactAGAAGAAGATGAGATACTAGAACATAAAAGGAGATTAGAGGATAACAACCTAAATCAAAGCttcaacataatttgcaaaacgCATTTAATAGGTAATTGGTGTCTCCTAACATGCTTGTGTAATTAGAATCCCAGAGAAATCCATTCTATTATTAGGTTGTAACCTCGCCTCATACCCAAATccatcatttattatattattacttgTTTGGTCTACAAAGCCTATTACAGGGTTCGTAACAAACTTTAAATCTTTACCATCTCACccttatttaatttctttaattatcTCTTTTTAATCTCTCTAATTAATGAAAAGTGTgacttttttcaataaataaaaaatgtgttATTGATAAGATAGGGAAGAAAAACTCAATTatgtctaaattttttttaaaatgataagtATAATGTAATAATATCTACTTTTAGTAAGAACGACAAGTATTTAAGAACGGAATAGTAGTTGAAAATGTGAAATATATCAGTGTCACTAAAAGTTACTACTCTCGCCGTTTAAATTACTTGtcacttattttttaaatgaatctTGTCACTTTtaacatatcaaaaaaataaataaattatgtttatcctTGACATTGATtacttattcttcaaattattttttagtatttagtattaaACTTCAATTAATAGggataatttgataaaatcatTATGTCGATCATTGTTTTCCTaccaagtaaaaaaataaataacaaatatttttGAATGACGGGGTATTTAAGTTTATAAAAGTTTACCTTTAATACGCAACCTCGTTCGTCCCTAAAGTTGAAAAAGTTAAATAATCAAAGGATAAAACTATTGCTAAAAAAGTTATTTGTACcacaataaaattttgatctaGTAGCTAAAC contains:
- the LOC107840502 gene encoding major antigen; the protein is MLTFSNSLNPRLLFAAQSSLISSSQSSSHFPKIKTHHTKNPTSQKPPYAMAKKKLTPQVQQPETNIQELKEENNQSKAMEEASEKLENLKNLNSMLLRETIEKRQQMDSLVQAKECLESELKRADSEKSELLTELTQLTEQVIQLDIEKKLVSVFVAVQVGYYVEVVENERDGLRQQNDGVAAKLKSVEVEMRDVLREKGEMEKLLNVKESEIDHLKKKLSDVGDEIANERSVYERICLEKDEMKMKLDVQVEEANELRVRLVETEKREKEVEVELGKLRVEYAAVKKEIEDRESKIESIVREKELVENSLLDSNKVIEELRGQIDVVVREKEGIEVERSTEVKKNGVLQSTVAGLNDMVLSLQKEEMKLRDNLAELEKKCLEGLRKEEEMERKMNELVKGSNEKEIKVESLIEEKGVVEKELDEALKQLDEEKKKIERAVTEKNEMEEAKVKRETEIVELQKQLAKFKDVVSELEVSRNGQEEKLKNLESEVGKYKAALERVTLEKDEMQKRFVNEEQNGVNMKKQIEEMEDHIKKIAKEVEQTKADYHDVVRENKVLETQCQVLNKEIASVQSSLDEAQKEISAMQCKVELANSNSEEILNALRTAVGSVCLDGEGANVSVVGEKQMNGEDVKPYEPELEAIKNAIKNKENKVEEMQRQVEFLRFSEAKALKKKNFWTMLSSATTLVAAMSLAYVARGH